The genomic window CATTACCGATGCGACTCCAAATCTCGATCTGTGCCTTGGCCAATTCTTCGAGCGTGATCGGATAGCTTGCAGCTTCAGCGGCGGCGCCCTTTTCGTTGATGAGGTAGCGGCTGTTCAAGGCAAACAGCACCTGAGCCATGCAGCACAGCGCTCGGTAGGCACAGCCCACAACGTGTGTTTGCTCGGCTCGCTGAGCTGCTTTCTCAGCATTCGAGATGGCGAAACCCACTTCCCAGCCAAAGCGGGCAATCAATGCATCCCGCAGCGCCTCGGGGTACGGCCAGGTCTCATTCTTCAATTCCGCGATGCGGCCAAACGGATCGTGGAGCGGCCGACAGGTCGCGACCTCACCCATCCAAATGGCCGAACAGAAGCCATGAGGGTGGCCCGGCTGGTAGTTCATCGAGATGCGGCCCTGCCGCGCTTCGGCAATGACCTCACGCACGCGTCCGAGATCACGGTAGAGGAGATCGACCTTGGCGCCCCCTATGGTGAGCCACCCCCCACCGTTGATCCAGGGTCCCCACTCGCCAAGGGGCGTCACCATGGGTGATGAATCCTCCACGAGGGGGGCCACGGCCTTCCGGAGCGCATCCACATCGAGGGGCGCGCCGGGCTCGTAGTACAGGCCGAAGTCATAGTCGGAAGCAGGGCCCGCCATCCCCCGCCCTCGCGAGCCTCCAAGCACCAGCGCCACCAAGCCTTGGACAGGCCGGAGAGCCTCGGTCACACGGACAAGCAGCGCATCATTATTCTCGCTTGAGGATGATCCCGTCGTCACTGACCGCATAGCTAGCCCCCGCATCCATGAGGCTGGGTTGGAGCCCACAGCGCTCATCTTCCTTGGGAGTGAAGTGAATGAAAGTTACTCTTTCGCCACCGCGAACCCATGCATCGTAACTTTCCAACCTAGACAGGCAACGCGTCCAAGCGTCATCCTTTTTCGAAGCCTCTGAACCTAGAGGCTTGAAATCATCCATCGCGATCTGGAGCGCCTTGAGTTCCGGCCCTGTCAGAGCCGTTGTCTTGTCCTGGCTCCACTCGGGAAATTGAATGGTCGCGGCCACTTGCTCAGAAGCAATCTGAGGTTTGCGATGAACATGGAAGCATCCTGAGCAGGCGAAGAGAAGTGCCTGCAGCGCCAATGCTTTCACCCCTGTGTATTCACGCACCGCAAGTTTCGTCATTCGCCCCTCACGTCATCCGTCACGTGCTTGATGGCTGCAAACTTGCCGTCCTTCAGTTGAAACACTGTTCGTGCTTGGAAATCGTACAGGTACATTTCACACAGAGGGTTGAGCATCACTCGAAAGTAGAACCGCTGGCGCCTGGCCTGAAGGTCTTCTGGTGAGAAGCGCGTGCTGGATGGATGGTTGTGGTAATCGGCGTAGATCACGGAGCTTGGAGCGCCAGGATCACTAACAACATCAGGGACAAAACACTGCTTGCGTCCACCCGCAGCTTCCAAAGCGGGGCCTAGCGAGGAAGGATGGCTCGCGTAGAAGCGGTCGCTCCCGGGCCGTTGGTAGATCACTCCGCAGTATTCCTGGCCCCCACGCCGGTTGCCCGCAGTTGCTCCAGGCATCTTGCGGAGTTCTTCGCAGAGAAGAGGCCCCAGGGTTTCCAGATTGTCGAGGGGGCCCAGGAGTGGGCCCGCGACCACCAAGCGGTTTGCAGAGTCATGCCAAAACTTGGGCGATTCGCTTGTGGCGCAGGCCAGAACGAGCCCCATCCACATGGAACTCAACCCGAGCAGGGGAATAGAGCCTAGGCACTCTCGCACATAGCGCATCCAGTGACTCTATCAAGGCCTGTACCCAGTCACCTAGAGGCAACCCGCTGAAGCTACGCGCACGCGCTGACTCACGAGCACAAGCCGTTCTCTTAGCCGGCCGCATCGACTGGCCAGTTCGACAACAGGTGGCCTTTGAACCCTTTGTCCATCAGGTACCGCCACGACTCCAGGATGTCTGACGGCAGGGAATGCTCCTGCTGAAAGCCAAGCCGGGGGTAGACGAGAACCCGGTGGATGTCTCCCACCATCTCGTCGATCACCCCCAGGATGCCCACCACGTTCGATACGCCGTCGGGAAAATCGATGGAGGGGCAGTCCACGTTCGCCGTGATGCCCGGCCACCCCACCGCAGCGGTCAGTGCAACCCGGAGCACGGAGTTCGGCTTCGTGAGAAATGTCACCGTCCGGGCCTGCGGCGCCAGCTTCCTCGAAAAGGCGATGTTCTCTCCGAAGTTCGTAGCCCGGTCCTCGATGAGGACCTGCGCTTCGGAGATTCCATTCGCCCGGGCCCGCTCCAGGAACACGAGCGCCTCCGGCTTGTCCCACAGGTGCCGTGTCCAGTTCCCTGTGTTCCCGCTGATGAGGAGCTGCTTCGTCAGCCCTTTCTTCAGGAGTTCGCAGGCGTAATCGCACACCCGCAGGTCATACGAGCAGCAGATCACCGCGAACTCGGACGGCGCCTGACGCTTGAAAGAAGACAGGTAGTCCCAGAGCCGTCTCGCGTGCTCGAGCGTCATGGACATCGCAGCCCCCGCCTCCTCAGCGGCTGCAAGCCATCCGCAATTCGGGGCCGGCCGGGAAGCGCTTGACCACCTCTCCCGGAGACCGGGGCTGGAACGTGATGCCCGTAAAGTCCTGGACTGTCGTCCGGGCCCCGGACGCCAACAGCTCCTCGCCGCCAATTCCCACGCAGTAGGCCCCCGCTCCAGCGGCGGACCGCACGCCGCTGAGGGAGTCCTCATAGACGATGGTCTCCGAGGCGGAGAG from Stigmatella erecta includes these protein-coding regions:
- a CDS encoding YdcF family protein: MSMTLEHARRLWDYLSSFKRQAPSEFAVICCSYDLRVCDYACELLKKGLTKQLLISGNTGNWTRHLWDKPEALVFLERARANGISEAQVLIEDRATNFGENIAFSRKLAPQARTVTFLTKPNSVLRVALTAAVGWPGITANVDCPSIDFPDGVSNVVGILGVIDEMVGDIHRVLVYPRLGFQQEHSLPSDILESWRYLMDKGFKGHLLSNWPVDAAG
- a CDS encoding DUF4037 domain-containing protein; this encodes MVTPLGEWGPWINGGGWLTIGGAKVDLLYRDLGRVREVIAEARQGRISMNYQPGHPHGFCSAIWMGEVATCRPLHDPFGRIAELKNETWPYPEALRDALIARFGWEVGFAISNAEKAAQRAEQTHVVGCAYRALCCMAQVLFALNSRYLINEKGAAAEAASYPITLEELAKAQIEIWSRIGNADAEGALLRLRNLANGMAVLVERVGSKG